The Edaphobacter sp. 12200R-103 genome contains a region encoding:
- a CDS encoding glycoside hydrolase family 105 protein, translated as MAGLLVFCTVAACNTYTFAQAASTSQTAKKPVPDSKSSGDAPDDPGPLATDISAELKPKAIQAVVEKVASWQVKVAEPTFNRLWTYAALYDGLLAASKTTGDSKFHDAVLKFSEQEHWQLLDNRFPHADDQAMGKAYMALYLEDSKGSRKSERMANTKEIMDRLIARPDDPAKLLWWWCDALYMAPPVLARTYVATGDKKYLDYMDHEWWLTSRTLYNQQDHLYFRDERYLTQKQANGKNLYWSRGNGWVMGGLVKVLEVMPKNYPARAKYVEQFRQMAEEVKAIQGRDGLWRSGLLDPDAYELPEISGSAFFTYAIAYGINEHILDRKTYLPVVEKSWKGMLQHVYADGRLGSIQPVDAQPGKFKPSSSHVYGVGGFLMAGYEMNRLAGGKR; from the coding sequence ATGGCTGGCCTGCTGGTCTTTTGCACAGTGGCAGCCTGCAACACCTACACCTTTGCGCAGGCGGCTTCCACCTCGCAGACAGCGAAGAAGCCTGTTCCCGACTCAAAGTCATCGGGAGATGCTCCTGACGATCCCGGACCGCTGGCAACGGATATCTCTGCGGAGCTGAAGCCGAAGGCAATTCAAGCAGTGGTCGAAAAAGTAGCATCCTGGCAGGTGAAGGTGGCTGAGCCTACATTCAATCGACTGTGGACCTATGCCGCGCTTTACGATGGCCTGCTGGCGGCTTCGAAGACGACCGGCGACTCGAAGTTTCATGATGCGGTGTTGAAGTTCTCCGAACAGGAGCACTGGCAGCTGCTCGATAACCGTTTTCCTCATGCGGACGACCAGGCGATGGGCAAGGCCTACATGGCTCTGTACCTTGAAGACTCCAAGGGCTCGCGCAAGTCCGAGCGCATGGCCAATACAAAGGAGATTATGGACCGGCTGATCGCTCGTCCTGATGATCCTGCGAAACTGCTGTGGTGGTGGTGCGACGCGCTCTATATGGCTCCTCCTGTATTGGCTCGCACTTACGTTGCTACCGGAGACAAGAAGTACCTCGACTATATGGATCACGAGTGGTGGCTGACTTCAAGGACCCTCTACAACCAGCAGGACCATCTTTACTTCAGAGACGAACGGTACCTTACGCAGAAGCAGGCTAACGGAAAGAATCTTTACTGGTCGCGTGGAAATGGCTGGGTGATGGGAGGATTGGTGAAGGTCCTTGAGGTGATGCCTAAGAACTACCCGGCGCGTGCGAAGTACGTTGAGCAGTTCCGCCAGATGGCCGAAGAGGTAAAGGCAATCCAGGGCAGGGATGGGCTGTGGCGTTCCGGTCTGCTTGATCCCGACGCGTATGAGCTTCCCGAGATCTCGGGCTCCGCGTTCTTTACTTATGCGATTGCGTACGGTATCAACGAGCACATTCTCGACCGCAAGACCTATCTGCCTGTGGTGGAGAAGTCATGGAAGGGAATGCTGCAGCATGTATATGCTGACGGGCGTCTTGGCTCTATTCAGCCTGTCGATGCGCAGCCGGGTAAGTTCAAGCCTTCTTCGAGTCATGTTTACGGTGTCGGAGGATTCCTGATGGCCGGTTACGAGATGAATCGTCTTGCAGGCGGTAAACGCTAA
- a CDS encoding ROK family transcriptional regulator, whose translation MPTPPPQPFTFTRKQSASNKTPRQINRNLVFNLIRTRQPISRADLARVSGLQRSTISLIVEDLIRERWILEGSTGRLPRGRRPTFLELNHQRAVIALDIHPSQTTVAVTDLGGKIVAQNVVDLPGDPDKAITSIVTAIRKLMADHADKSFDGIGISLPGRADPKQKRPIFAPNVNWPMQSLQSKIHRATGLRVEMENVANACALSEVWFGDSDGLNDLVVVNVSEGIGTGIFSNGRLLRGANGMAGEFGHVEMQHDGHSCGCGSRGCWETVASNRAGLRYYAEISGRRAPSSFAALIKLAQADDPDALKALEKMSRFLGRGLRMIASALAPNEIVIVGDITSAWHLFGPKIEEELKQNAFSNAPKLRPSFEGNTARLRSAVALVMNQGLN comes from the coding sequence ATGCCTACACCGCCACCACAACCGTTTACCTTTACACGGAAGCAAAGCGCTTCCAATAAGACTCCCCGGCAGATCAATCGGAACCTTGTCTTCAATCTGATTCGCACGAGACAGCCGATATCCCGTGCAGATCTGGCCCGTGTCTCGGGGCTTCAGCGAAGCACGATCTCTCTGATCGTTGAGGATCTGATCCGCGAGCGTTGGATCCTCGAAGGTTCGACGGGGAGGTTGCCGCGAGGACGCCGTCCTACCTTTCTGGAGCTGAACCATCAACGGGCGGTGATTGCGCTGGATATTCATCCATCGCAGACGACAGTGGCTGTTACCGATCTTGGAGGAAAGATCGTTGCGCAGAATGTGGTCGATCTGCCCGGCGATCCCGATAAGGCGATCACCTCGATCGTTACCGCCATTCGGAAGCTCATGGCCGACCATGCGGACAAATCCTTTGATGGAATCGGAATCAGTCTTCCCGGGCGTGCCGATCCGAAACAGAAGCGGCCGATCTTCGCGCCGAACGTGAACTGGCCGATGCAGAGCCTCCAATCGAAGATCCATCGGGCAACAGGCCTGCGCGTCGAGATGGAGAACGTAGCCAATGCCTGTGCTCTGTCCGAGGTCTGGTTCGGGGACAGCGATGGGCTAAACGATCTTGTGGTGGTGAATGTGTCAGAGGGAATCGGCACCGGGATCTTTTCCAATGGAAGGCTGCTTCGCGGCGCAAACGGCATGGCCGGCGAGTTTGGCCATGTGGAGATGCAGCACGATGGCCATTCCTGTGGGTGCGGTTCCCGCGGTTGCTGGGAGACTGTTGCCTCCAATCGCGCGGGTTTGCGCTACTACGCGGAGATCAGCGGCCGCAGGGCCCCTTCGAGCTTTGCAGCACTGATCAAGCTGGCGCAGGCAGACGATCCTGATGCGTTGAAGGCGCTTGAAAAGATGTCCCGCTTCCTGGGAAGAGGTCTGAGGATGATTGCTTCGGCCCTGGCGCCCAATGAGATTGTGATCGTGGGCGATATTACAAGCGCATGGCATCTCTTTGGCCCAAAGATCGAAGAAGAGCTGAAGCAGAATGCTTTTTCGAACGCACCGAAGCTTCGTCCCTCGTTTGAGGGCAACACAGCGCGACTACGCAGCGCGGTTGCACTGGTTATGAATCAAGGTCTCAACTGA
- a CDS encoding glycoside hydrolase family 2 TIM barrel-domain containing protein, which produces MLTRRTFIKSSALAASASTLSRSTLGASLAHLVDDTPASEKKTIRLSSGWEFLREPLGGLWEVWHSKEIATWQAIEMPHCFNAYDGCDPDVPAYRGNGWYRLHLPVANPYPNGRTLLHFEGAGQATTVYVGNTPVGHHVGGYDEFIFDITDAVEQHRSTSHSNGQQKGPEVPIAVLCDNSRDLDRMPSDLSDFTLYGGLYRHVNLVYVPAVSLEQLHVKVDLPRADSSAEVRIVGTVYNPAGNTTPITLALEIVSSDGKTIHTERVTKMPWPGEALLSRFVLNKPQRWSPSTPLLYQCRVTVTTSAGEYTAHETFGVRHTEWVDHGPFKLNGERLLLRGTHRHEDHAGYAAAMPDDLIEQEMTLIKEMGVNFIRLAHYQQSRRVVELCDRLGILVWEEVPWCRAGIGGETFQEMGRRTLRNMIAQHFNHPSILLWGLGNEDDWPTEYPEVNHEKIRAYLTELRDLSHQLDPSRITTIRRCDFARDIPDVYSPSIWAGWYSGTYTEYQKSLETQRERVKHLFHAEWGADSHAGRHSESPDKVLAEIATGHGTDERGLAYLNTGGEARVSRDGDWSETYACNLFDWHLKVQETLPWFTGSAQWVFKDFTTPLRVENPVPRVNQKGVVTRDMQKKESYYVFQSYWTDQPMAHIYGHSWPIRWGAIGEKKMVKVYSNCETAELFVNGVSAGIRRRDSQNFPAAGLRWMVAFVDGANKLRVEASQGSTTISDEIEFLYETRSWGPPTTLKLAEVHRTDNNVTVEATLHDAKSILCLDARNRVRFTIAGDGRLIDNLGTPTGSRVVELSNGRARIRIAHSRPGQAAVAVKADGISAALLQFS; this is translated from the coding sequence ATGTTGACTCGCCGAACCTTCATCAAGAGCAGCGCACTTGCTGCATCTGCATCGACACTCTCTCGTTCCACGCTTGGCGCTTCACTGGCGCATCTGGTCGACGACACCCCGGCAAGCGAAAAGAAAACCATCCGGCTCTCTTCCGGCTGGGAGTTTCTTCGCGAACCTTTGGGTGGACTATGGGAGGTCTGGCACAGCAAAGAGATTGCAACATGGCAGGCGATCGAGATGCCGCACTGTTTCAATGCCTACGACGGCTGCGATCCTGACGTTCCCGCTTACCGCGGCAATGGATGGTACCGACTTCATCTGCCTGTGGCCAATCCGTATCCGAACGGTCGCACGCTGCTTCATTTCGAAGGCGCAGGGCAGGCAACGACCGTCTATGTTGGCAACACTCCCGTAGGCCACCACGTCGGCGGCTACGACGAGTTTATCTTCGATATTACCGATGCGGTTGAGCAACACCGTTCGACATCTCATTCCAATGGTCAACAGAAGGGGCCCGAAGTTCCCATTGCTGTCCTCTGCGATAACTCCAGAGACCTTGATCGCATGCCGTCCGATCTCAGTGACTTTACCCTCTACGGCGGGCTCTACCGGCACGTCAATCTCGTCTATGTCCCCGCCGTTTCCCTGGAACAGCTCCACGTCAAGGTTGACCTACCTCGTGCAGACTCCTCAGCGGAAGTCAGGATCGTCGGCACCGTCTATAACCCTGCTGGCAACACCACGCCCATCACCCTTGCGTTGGAGATCGTCTCTTCCGACGGCAAAACCATCCACACAGAGCGCGTAACGAAGATGCCATGGCCGGGAGAGGCGCTTCTCTCGCGCTTCGTTCTCAACAAACCTCAGCGATGGAGCCCCTCCACTCCCCTGCTCTACCAATGTCGGGTGACTGTTACAACTTCCGCTGGCGAGTACACTGCGCACGAGACCTTTGGAGTCCGCCACACGGAGTGGGTTGACCATGGCCCCTTCAAGCTGAATGGTGAGCGGCTTCTGCTTCGTGGCACGCATCGTCATGAGGATCACGCCGGCTATGCCGCAGCGATGCCCGATGATCTGATCGAGCAGGAGATGACACTTATCAAAGAGATGGGCGTCAACTTCATCCGTCTGGCTCACTATCAGCAGTCTCGTCGCGTGGTCGAACTCTGTGATCGACTCGGAATTCTAGTCTGGGAAGAGGTTCCCTGGTGCCGCGCCGGAATCGGCGGCGAAACTTTTCAGGAGATGGGACGCCGTACCCTGCGGAACATGATCGCCCAACACTTCAACCACCCCAGCATCCTCCTCTGGGGCCTGGGAAATGAGGATGACTGGCCGACGGAATACCCCGAGGTTAATCACGAAAAGATTCGCGCTTATCTCACCGAGCTTCGCGATCTCTCACACCAGCTGGATCCATCACGCATAACTACCATCCGGCGGTGTGACTTTGCCCGCGACATCCCCGACGTCTACTCCCCTTCCATCTGGGCAGGCTGGTACAGCGGAACCTACACCGAATATCAGAAATCTCTGGAGACACAGCGCGAACGCGTCAAACATCTGTTTCATGCCGAATGGGGAGCCGACAGCCACGCCGGACGGCACTCCGAGAGTCCTGACAAGGTGCTGGCAGAGATCGCCACCGGCCACGGCACCGATGAGCGAGGGCTTGCATACCTCAATACCGGCGGCGAGGCCCGTGTCTCCCGTGATGGCGACTGGTCTGAAACCTACGCCTGCAATCTCTTCGACTGGCACCTCAAGGTGCAAGAGACGCTGCCCTGGTTTACAGGCTCGGCTCAGTGGGTCTTCAAGGACTTCACTACTCCGCTGCGGGTTGAAAACCCGGTCCCTCGCGTCAACCAGAAGGGCGTCGTAACCCGCGACATGCAGAAAAAGGAGTCCTATTACGTCTTCCAGTCCTATTGGACCGACCAGCCCATGGCACACATCTACGGCCACTCATGGCCCATCCGCTGGGGCGCCATAGGTGAGAAGAAGATGGTCAAGGTCTATTCCAACTGCGAGACGGCTGAGCTCTTCGTCAATGGCGTCTCTGCCGGTATCCGAAGGCGCGACAGCCAGAACTTCCCTGCCGCCGGGCTCCGCTGGATGGTCGCTTTTGTTGATGGAGCAAACAAACTCCGGGTCGAAGCCAGCCAGGGTTCCACCACCATCTCCGATGAGATCGAGTTCCTTTACGAGACCAGAAGCTGGGGTCCACCCACGACTCTGAAGCTCGCAGAGGTCCATCGCACCGATAACAACGTCACGGTCGAGGCCACGCTCCATGACGCCAAAAGCATTCTCTGCCTCGATGCGCGCAATCGCGTGCGCTTCACGATCGCCGGCGATGGCAGGCTGATCGACAATCTTGGCACTCCCACAGGGTCGCGTGTCGTGGAGCTTTCGAATGGCCGCGCCCGGATCAGAATCGCACACAGTCGGCCGGGGCAAGCTGCAGTTGCGGTCAAAGCTGATGGAATCTCCGCCGCTCTCCTCCAGTTCTCATAA
- a CDS encoding TonB-dependent receptor, which yields MHRPLFSRGWRFVLFAILAVLVGPLAHAQLSTATLSGTVMDSSGAVIPGATITLTQTDTNFVRVAKSKDDGSYREEFLPVGPYKVTVNATGFKSLEQSGIVLSVMQNASINFTLEIGGTTETISVSADVPLVNLGNSTLGQSVSNEEIDNLPLVNRDTSRLLQLIPGVQKVDTVNNLGYQELKVLVNGSTDGFVGQVAYYLDGGLNMTGLRNSGNQVPNPDAISQFNVVTNNFSAQLGKYSSAVVSVITKSGTNKFHGSLFEFFRDRNFNAVAHNAGANAIKSPYNLNRFGGTFGGPFRHDKDFFFGSVAAYRFRTAATNSGNLPSAAQIAGDFSENLPTDITKCTDTPSKDDNTHIKFLACDPATGKPFPGNKIPSNRIDPTAVNILNYLTTALNKEQKQPFRTGDTPYTYRVLESTPQQNEEYLIKTDHQINAAHRLTLSYFLLNYSVRQNLGGFTQAWSYSDYANKQQNANISDVWTVSPRTVNQLWLSYTRQNGGRNPVPNNSTLADFGSDFGVVGTPSRPNISVGGVQGFSLTQAITGPKAGANVYAIRDVLTTTRGKHSFYFGGEFGLEKDFQLTSLNNYGSFTFSTTNGAKFDRTTNGLSDFIMGIPVTMGQDTGLYANANWFNIAGFAQDDWRILPRLTINLGIRYDWQQAPTDPQRMQTNFSPGVQSHAFSDVSIIGTAKKLAPLGMLFPGDPGVPKGGAFTPLNHVSPRVGFAYDPYGDGKTVIHGAAGLFFGGISGNEWEFPSNYAPYAVRNTYRNVTSLTHPYSNDPTEFPTGTNPYPELAFDYKNSKATFLPLNQVVAFDPNYRWPYSIQLNFGFQQQLGNGFAFGASYVGSLSRKLPLYNDINGPVFNVTAQGTSGASCADKSQACGYANSSSTVNNRRRLNSMFGNSAADPMYSNVWIIRSNQNSNYNALQVVVEQRITHHISARGYYTWSKNLQSNSLDSTSGLNGVFVDANYPQLEYRQRASEDRRHMMTMSFVWKPDYFDRYNTFVRTAFNGWTVTGIWTANSGQPFNITTGNDNYFSGLGQNRPSIIPGKDAHTLPQHSRTAEMKQWFDTSAYCRPGVDAGCPGVGPLGLLGNARPNQLDAPGYRNVDASLFRTFSLHEALRFQLRGEVSNVFNLVNLGTPSASMNSSTYGQITGSGGQQRIIQVGGRILF from the coding sequence ATGCATAGACCCTTGTTCTCTCGGGGCTGGAGATTCGTCCTGTTCGCTATTTTGGCGGTACTGGTCGGGCCTCTGGCACACGCACAGTTAAGTACAGCCACACTCTCCGGAACCGTTATGGATTCCAGCGGAGCCGTCATCCCTGGTGCCACCATCACCCTCACGCAAACCGATACCAACTTCGTTCGTGTCGCAAAGAGCAAGGACGATGGCTCCTACCGTGAGGAGTTCCTTCCCGTCGGTCCCTACAAGGTCACCGTCAATGCCACTGGCTTCAAGAGCCTTGAGCAGAGCGGAATCGTCCTCTCCGTAATGCAAAACGCATCCATCAACTTCACGCTTGAGATCGGCGGAACTACCGAGACCATCAGCGTCAGCGCCGACGTCCCCCTGGTCAATCTGGGAAACTCCACTCTTGGCCAGAGCGTTTCAAATGAGGAGATTGACAACCTTCCCCTGGTTAACCGGGACACATCGCGCCTTCTTCAGCTCATCCCTGGCGTGCAGAAGGTCGACACGGTCAACAACCTCGGCTACCAGGAGCTGAAGGTTCTGGTGAACGGCTCGACCGATGGCTTCGTTGGCCAGGTCGCCTATTACCTCGATGGCGGTCTCAACATGACCGGACTGCGCAACAGCGGCAACCAGGTCCCCAATCCTGACGCCATCAGCCAGTTCAACGTGGTCACCAACAACTTCAGCGCTCAGCTCGGCAAGTATTCCTCAGCCGTAGTCAGCGTCATCACCAAGAGCGGTACCAACAAATTCCATGGATCGCTGTTTGAGTTCTTCCGTGACAGAAACTTCAACGCCGTAGCCCACAACGCGGGGGCAAACGCCATCAAGAGCCCCTACAACCTCAATCGCTTCGGCGGAACCTTCGGTGGGCCTTTCCGTCACGATAAGGACTTCTTCTTCGGAAGCGTCGCGGCCTATCGCTTCAGAACCGCCGCAACCAACAGCGGCAATCTTCCCAGCGCCGCTCAGATCGCAGGTGATTTCTCCGAGAACCTGCCCACCGACATCACCAAGTGCACCGACACTCCTTCAAAGGACGACAACACCCACATCAAGTTCCTTGCCTGCGACCCGGCTACCGGAAAGCCCTTCCCCGGCAATAAAATTCCTTCCAACCGGATCGATCCCACCGCGGTCAATATCCTCAACTACCTCACGACTGCACTCAATAAGGAACAGAAGCAGCCCTTCCGCACTGGCGACACTCCCTATACGTATCGCGTCCTTGAGTCGACACCGCAGCAGAACGAAGAGTACCTGATCAAGACCGATCATCAGATCAATGCCGCACATCGCCTGACCCTGAGCTATTTCCTGCTCAACTACAGTGTTCGTCAGAACCTGGGCGGATTCACGCAGGCATGGTCCTACTCCGACTATGCCAATAAGCAGCAGAACGCTAATATCAGCGACGTCTGGACCGTCAGCCCACGCACCGTCAATCAGCTCTGGCTCAGCTACACTCGCCAGAACGGCGGCCGTAACCCCGTCCCGAACAACAGCACCTTGGCGGACTTCGGCTCCGACTTCGGTGTAGTCGGAACGCCCTCGCGTCCCAACATCAGCGTGGGTGGCGTGCAGGGCTTTTCACTTACCCAGGCCATCACCGGCCCCAAGGCCGGCGCCAACGTCTACGCCATTCGTGACGTACTGACCACGACACGTGGCAAGCACTCTTTCTACTTCGGTGGTGAGTTCGGCCTGGAAAAGGACTTCCAACTCACCTCTCTCAATAATTACGGATCGTTTACCTTCTCGACCACCAACGGAGCCAAGTTCGACCGCACCACCAATGGCCTCTCGGATTTCATCATGGGAATCCCGGTCACGATGGGTCAGGACACTGGTCTCTATGCCAATGCAAACTGGTTCAACATCGCAGGGTTCGCACAGGACGACTGGCGCATTCTTCCGCGTCTGACCATCAACCTCGGCATCCGTTATGACTGGCAACAGGCGCCCACGGACCCTCAGCGCATGCAGACCAACTTCAGCCCCGGCGTGCAGTCGCATGCCTTCTCTGACGTCAGCATTATCGGAACCGCGAAGAAGCTCGCTCCTCTGGGCATGCTCTTCCCTGGCGACCCCGGTGTTCCGAAGGGTGGAGCATTCACCCCCCTCAACCACGTCTCGCCCCGCGTAGGCTTCGCCTATGACCCGTACGGCGACGGCAAGACCGTCATCCACGGAGCCGCCGGTCTCTTCTTCGGTGGTATCTCCGGCAATGAGTGGGAGTTTCCCTCGAACTACGCCCCCTACGCCGTGCGGAATACTTACCGTAACGTCACCTCCCTTACCCATCCTTATTCCAACGATCCGACTGAATTCCCGACCGGAACGAATCCCTATCCGGAACTGGCCTTCGACTACAAAAACAGCAAAGCAACCTTCCTTCCGCTCAACCAGGTCGTTGCCTTCGATCCGAACTACCGCTGGCCGTACTCCATCCAGCTCAACTTCGGATTCCAGCAGCAGCTTGGCAACGGCTTTGCCTTCGGAGCCAGCTACGTCGGTTCTCTCAGCCGCAAGCTTCCTCTCTACAACGACATCAACGGACCAGTCTTCAACGTAACCGCGCAGGGCACCAGTGGAGCCAGCTGCGCCGACAAATCGCAGGCCTGCGGCTATGCCAACAGCAGCAGCACGGTTAACAATCGCCGGCGTCTCAACTCCATGTTCGGAAATTCGGCTGCGGACCCGATGTACAGCAATGTCTGGATCATCCGTTCCAACCAGAACTCCAACTACAACGCCCTGCAGGTCGTCGTGGAGCAGCGCATCACGCATCACATCAGCGCGCGCGGCTACTACACCTGGAGCAAGAACCTGCAGAGCAACTCGCTCGACAGCACCAGCGGCCTCAACGGTGTCTTCGTTGATGCCAACTATCCCCAGCTCGAGTATCGCCAGCGCGCCTCCGAGGATCGCCGCCACATGATGACGATGTCCTTCGTGTGGAAGCCGGATTACTTCGACCGCTACAATACTTTCGTCCGGACAGCCTTCAACGGCTGGACCGTTACCGGAATCTGGACCGCAAACAGTGGCCAGCCATTCAACATAACCACTGGAAATGACAACTACTTCTCCGGCCTTGGCCAGAATCGCCCGAGCATCATTCCGGGTAAGGACGCTCACACTCTGCCGCAGCATTCCCGCACAGCAGAGATGAAGCAATGGTTCGACACCAGCGCATATTGCCGTCCCGGCGTCGATGCCGGATGCCCCGGCGTAGGCCCCCTGGGTCTGCTCGGAAATGCCCGGCCGAACCAGCTGGACGCTCCCGGCTACCGCAACGTCGATGCCTCTCTCTTCCGGACGTTCTCACTCCACGAGGCACTGCGCTTCCAGCTCCGCGGAGAGGTCTCGAACGTCTTCAACCTCGTCAACCTCGGAACCCCTTCTGCCTCGATGAACAGTTCCACCTACGGCCAGATCACCGGCAGCGGTGGACAGCAGCGCATCATTCAGGTTGGCGGAAGAATCCTGTTCTAG
- a CDS encoding pitrilysin family protein, producing the protein MPVRRVLATLILGIAFVSTARAQDLASFEKRTTVKVLPNGLTLIVCERPEAPVFSFYTLVDAGSADDPQGDSGLAHMFEHMAFKGSTEIGTTNYPAEKIALAKVETAYAAYDDEYRQRVGQDPAKLAQLKKAFEDAQAAAEKYVIPNQFSEIAEQNGAVGINASTSEDSTQYFWSMPSNRLELWAYLESQRIAHPVQREFYKERDVVQEERRMRIDSNPIGRMVEQFLATAYVAHPYGRSGVGWESEISQVSATEAEAFHKKYYVPSNIVIAVVGDLKASQTMPILERYFSKIPPGPKPTPMTTVEPPQFAEKSVVIREATQPFYLEGYHRPDYRDPDDSVYDAITDIFSNGRTARLYRSLVRDQKIAAEAEGFSGFPGYKFPGLFAFYAVPLPGHTPGEMRTAIHKELDRLKTEDVTDEELQRFKTRARADLLRGLADNEGLAHQLAEYQTRYGDWRQLFRELDKIDAVSKADIRRVANKIFVDSNLTSARIEYVASKTPAKNQGGAK; encoded by the coding sequence GTGCCTGTTCGACGTGTGCTCGCAACCCTTATCCTTGGCATCGCTTTCGTCAGTACAGCGCGGGCGCAGGACCTCGCCAGCTTCGAAAAACGCACGACGGTGAAGGTTCTTCCCAACGGCCTGACCTTAATCGTCTGTGAACGGCCCGAGGCTCCCGTCTTCAGTTTCTACACCCTCGTCGACGCCGGATCCGCTGACGACCCTCAGGGCGACAGCGGCCTCGCGCACATGTTCGAGCACATGGCCTTTAAAGGTTCGACCGAGATCGGCACGACCAATTACCCTGCCGAAAAAATCGCGCTCGCAAAAGTTGAGACAGCCTACGCCGCCTATGACGACGAATACCGCCAGCGCGTCGGACAGGACCCTGCAAAACTCGCACAGCTCAAAAAGGCTTTCGAAGACGCTCAGGCCGCGGCAGAAAAGTATGTCATCCCCAACCAGTTCTCCGAGATCGCCGAGCAAAACGGAGCCGTAGGCATCAACGCCTCCACCAGCGAAGACTCCACCCAGTACTTCTGGTCGATGCCATCCAACCGGCTCGAGCTCTGGGCCTACCTCGAAAGCCAGCGCATCGCCCACCCGGTCCAGCGTGAGTTTTACAAGGAGCGCGACGTCGTGCAGGAAGAACGCCGCATGCGCATCGACTCCAACCCTATCGGCCGTATGGTCGAACAGTTCCTCGCCACCGCCTACGTCGCTCATCCCTACGGGCGCAGCGGCGTGGGCTGGGAGAGCGAGATCTCGCAGGTCAGCGCCACTGAAGCCGAGGCCTTCCACAAGAAGTATTACGTGCCGTCCAATATCGTCATCGCTGTTGTCGGTGACCTCAAGGCCTCCCAGACCATGCCTATCCTCGAGCGCTACTTCTCGAAGATTCCGCCTGGTCCAAAACCGACTCCCATGACCACGGTCGAACCGCCGCAGTTCGCGGAAAAGTCTGTCGTCATCCGCGAGGCCACGCAGCCCTTCTATCTCGAGGGCTACCATCGTCCCGATTATCGCGATCCTGACGACTCCGTTTACGACGCCATTACCGACATCTTCTCCAACGGCCGCACCGCCCGGCTCTATCGCTCGCTGGTACGCGATCAGAAGATCGCAGCCGAGGCCGAAGGCTTCTCCGGATTCCCCGGATACAAATTCCCCGGCCTCTTCGCCTTTTATGCCGTTCCCCTCCCTGGCCATACGCCCGGCGAGATGCGCACAGCCATCCACAAAGAACTCGATCGCCTGAAGACGGAAGACGTCACCGACGAAGAGCTGCAGCGCTTCAAGACGCGTGCCCGCGCCGACCTGCTTCGTGGACTCGCCGACAACGAAGGGCTGGCGCACCAGCTCGCGGAGTATCAGACGCGCTACGGCGATTGGCGCCAGCTCTTCCGCGAGCTCGACAAGATCGATGCCGTCTCCAAAGCCGACATTCGCCGCGTGGCCAACAAGATCTTCGTCGACAGCAATCTCACCAGCGCGCGTATTGAGTACGTAGCATCAAAAACACCTGCCAAAAATCAGGGAGGTGCGAAATGA